In Aethina tumida isolate Nest 87 chromosome 2, icAetTumi1.1, whole genome shotgun sequence, the DNA window TCAGCCATTGAATCTctcttttttttgtttttcatttcagGTCCACTGTAAAATGTCACCGCGTTACAAGCTGATGTATTTCAACGCCAGGGGGCGGGCTGAGCACATCCGGTTCATTTTCGCCTACGCGGGGATCGACTACGACGACGAGCGTATACCAAGGGAAAGATGGCCCgaagttaaaaaaagtaaGTTGACGTTTTATTCCGGACTTTGATACGTAGTTTGTCAAGGGCTCAAGTTTCTGCATAATTCATGTCCGATGCAACGATTTCAACTGTTTACTGTTACAGGTGTATTTTTATTGCTGGTTTTTAGTATCACACAGTCACTCTTTCAAATTACGGAAACTTTAGAActggttaatttattttatggcgGTCGTAAACTTGCTTACAACTCTCCAACATTGTTGTGATAGTTTGtcatatttcaattcaatatttaccATAAAGAAGTATCTAAGTTTTAATTCCGAGgtaataaaagatttttataatcctCCATTTCAAGAATGTTAAAATGATATCTAAGTTTATTTAGTCGTGCCATGATCAAACTTTGCAAACATGTTCACAAAAAACTACACCTAGaaagaattttataagtaataagaagttatttgagtttttttaCCTTTACAGACTATTCCATCTCCATTCGTAATCCAATTTGTCACAAAACTCTAATCAAGTATGAGCCGAACTGTAAACTTCATTACACTTTAAAATTGGAAGGGAACTGAATAATGAGCTCTAAAATTggtttgtgttattttatttataaatacttaggaataatttaagaatgtataaattagttaaagtttttttaataaattgagttCCCAATTTCCATTGGTTAAGGGATACACCTAgtctgatattaaaaaaaagaaaatatttctatagtCTGCATAAtgtactaaaatttcaaatgaatatttcacCCATAGAACATGTTTATGATATGATGAGTAGAAAGCTAGGAAATTTACCCCAGCCCTCAAGGATTTTGTAGGTTCTAAGACATGAAGTACTGTTAGCTTAGGATACTATACAGCCCCTTCTTGGTGTTGCAATTTTTTTGTCACTGAGTATAATTAGAATAGTAAACAAGTCacttaattaaagattttttaagatttaacacACATTAACAGAGTTTtactaatattgtaatatttaagaaattaatataattatttaactttttatgataataacttttttcaacaaataatagATATAGGTTACTTtggtgattaattaaaaaaatttaaatagtgccTGACAAAAATGgttctaacagtggataaaataaattacttttcataTAATCAACtcattcttagaatttgtttagtattaattattggattggttgcgcatttgccatttttaacaacaattgtaataatggtggatgcgaaacaaaaaacttaattaaaatatttaaatgaattaagataagatatttgaaaacataaaattaattgccttttggatgtggttgtaattatacaatttgtttgcgtaTTCAcgatatataaacatttattaaacatcaaaatcatgtattttatagtattttaaaggttactttgctaattaattaaaaaaatttaaatagtacctgttaacaatggatctaacagtggataaaataaattacttttaatataatcaacttattcttagaatttgtttaatagtaactaattattggatttgttgcgcattcgccatttttaacagcagttgtaaaaatggtggatgcgacacaaaaaacttaattaaaatattcaaatgaattaagataagatatttgaaaacataaaattaattgtcttttggatgtagttgtaattatacaatttgttggtgcattcacgatgtttaaacatttattaaacatcaaaatcatagttttttatagtattttataggttactttactgattaattaaaaaaaaattaaatagtacctgtaaaaaatggatttaacagtggataaaataaattacttttaatataatcaacttattcgtagaatttgtttaatagcaattaattattggattggttgcgcattcgccatttttaatatcacttgtaaaaatggtggatgcgaaacaaaaaacttaattaaaatattcaaatgatttAGGATacgatatttgaaaacataaaattaattgtcttttggatgtagttgtaattatatagtTGTTTGCATATTTCCggtgtttaaacatttattaaacatcaaaatcatatttttatagtattttaaaggttactttaaaGAAGTCTTTAGTCGCCAATACTAAAATTAGGTCGAATTTTTTAATCCGCGAATAGTGAAAACGCGAGTGTAGGAAGAGCGAATAactgtacaaaattttcacATAAATAACGAATACTGAAACTGTCCCTCAAAGCGGAGCCGGTCTTTCTCCGCAAGAGGCTGAAATGCAACGATCAAAGCAAACCCGGTCGTGGAGGAGGTGATGTGTTAATTGGTTTTGCATTCCAGGAACGCCGTTTGGAATGCTTCCGGTGCTGGAGATAGACGGGAAACCGATGGCGCAGAGCAATGCGGTTGCAAGATATTTGGCCAAACAATACGGACTCGCCGGCAAGGACGAATGGGAATCTCTGCAGTGTGACGTCTTGGTAGATACTCTCGGTGATCTGAAGCAAGGTATTAACTGCGTTTACgtcattgaaattttttattcttatccTTGTTTATCCCTCCATAGGGACTAAGTTATATTATGCTGGTTTAACCtagatttctttaaatagttttttttatgattttttgcatgtttttaatcttaaatatatatttgttgtcacgttaattttattgcagcattttttttatggtggatgcgcttaACAATTCCATATTGTCGGaagttcaaattattatttattaaacacgtatcaattaataatttaacaatatttaacatcTCTTTTTTCTGTTAATCCTATCCAGTAAAAAGgacttataataaaactactcAAGGTGATGAAAACATGGTAGAACACGTCcaattatgaagaaaatctatataaaattaaattaaataaatatagtctttcaatttgaatttgttcttttttttttcattctgGGTTTTCTGCACTTTTTCTCACCCTACTTTCTATGCCActgaatactttttaaaactatatttgcACAATTTGGAAAAAAGTTACTCTTGATAAATTCTGATTATCGTAActgtttttttcatatttcaattaacatGGGacagtaaaattttcataattttttatttttaaattttaatatattcctatacagtaaaaaaattgaatggatttgtAATAAAGCTAtacaagatatttttaatatagacgAAAATAATTGGAAAGGGGTAGCACATGTTCAAttacgaataaaatttaaataaaattttttttgcgAAGCgtcttttgaaataaatttaatttctcaatttaaatttgttttctttttatcaATCTGAGTTTCTCCACTTTTTCTCACCCTATTTTCTATgccattgaatattttttaaaactatattctTGGCACAATTTGGAAAAAAgttactcttgattaattctGATTATCGCAGCtgttttttagtatttcagtTAACATGGTACAGTaaaattttcctaattttttatttttgaattttaataaattcccattcagtaaaaaaattgatttgactTGTAATAATGCTATAcaaggtatttttaaaatagacgaAAACAATTGGGAGTAGGTAGGACACGTCTAATTacgaataaaatctaaataacattttttccgaagcttcttctgaaataaatttagtgcttcaatttaaatttcaatttttttttctttttttcattCTAAGTTTTCTCTACTTTTTCTCACCCTATTTTCTATGccattgaatattttctaaaactatATTCTTGGCACAATTTGGAAAAAAGTTACTCTTGATAAATTCTGATTATCGCAGctgttttttgatatttcagttaacatggtacagtaaaatttttataattttttatttttgaattttaataaattcctattgagtaaaaaaatgattggacttataataatgttatacaaagtatttttaatatagacgAAAACAGTTGGAAGGAGGTAGGACACGTTTAATTacgaataaaatctaaataacatttttttccgaagcttctgaaataaatttagttcgacaatttaaattacaaatttctttttttttttcattttgagtTTTCCCCATTTTTTCTCTCTCTATTTTCTAtgtcattgaatattttttaaaaccattgcacaatttggaaaaaagttactcttgattaattttgattatcgcAGCTGTtttctgatatttcagttaacatggtaaagtaaaattttcataattttttatttgtgaattctaatttatttctgttcaGTAAAAAAATGGAATGGACTTATAATAAAGCAATATaagatgtttttaatatagacGAAAATAATTGGAAGTAGGTAGGACAGGtccaattatgaataaaatataaatacatttgttttattagaataatatttatacgattttCCTTGAAAACTGTTTATAATAGTAGTaaaagtatttgtattttaaaatgtagtttatgtccaagaaaatattatttgtaattaggtgtaataaaagaaaaaaaattaaattctcaaGTAATAAAAGGTGGAATACTAGGTTAATAGTTATATGATTTTCCttgaaaacagtttttaaaagtaacaaaagtgttgtattttaaaatgtggttTATGtccaagaaaataaataagaacgCTGGTCATCAATTACCTACTGTCGGGTTATTCTGCTGATGAATGCCTGTTAGCAACCTTTCTCCTACAAATTACTTAAAGTACATAATCGTGGGGAAAATAGCAGTGAACAAAGATTTATTGTCTTAAATTTAGTTTCCTAACAGATTATTTTGAGTCTGAAGAAAAGACATATTCGTTCTTTAAATACTCTGGTCAGAAATCAATAAATGGCaagtatcaaattaaaatgattaataatgagTATTtgcaaaatatgttaattatagtTGGTCCCAGTATATGTTTATAGTTTCATATTGTGTTTGATTGTTTAATATGTTCTTGATTACAGCCATTAGTGAGATTTAATTGTCCAGGGCTTTATGAATTCAGTTTCGCCTAGTTATACAAATAACATTGAAACATAGTCAGGAGTTTGTATTTTATGCAGAatggtatttaataatttataattgaataatatgaaCTAGAACTGTTGTATTAAGATTTTACCTCAATGAAAACTGTTTtccattacaaaaattaaattagtcgtAATCGATTAGACAAGACAATAGATGTTGGAAATGTGAATTAAAGCGACCGTGAGGCAGTGCAActcaaattaaactttaatcgGTTTgtgaaatcaacaaaattactcAAAATCATTAATGTAATTGGTCTGCGTACAATTCAATTACTTTCAGACCTATAATTTtgctttattataattaagatgTTGCCTGTGAATGTGCAACATAAAgtgttactaaatattttagtaaatactaTGATTAGTTATCTCTGTTGTTTCAGTTTTAGCCCAGTACAGAATGGAACAGGATGTAATCAAAAAAGAGGAGAAGAAAGCAAGACTGATGAGAGAAACGATACCCTTCTACTTATCGAAGTTTGAAAAACACCTCTCTGAAAACGGGGGCTATTCGGTTGGAAACGACGtaagtaaaatttcaatttaagtgTTACAAAGGAAGATTGAGAGAGATTTTACTGAGAAATATGCCGAAATTatcttgtaaaatattaattaaaatcgtcgGAATCACGATCGGTTTGTCTGAattgtattcattaaatttaatttaaactacctgtttttttgaagtttttataAGTGTACGAAAAATCTGTATTGTGTTTGCAAATTCCGTTATTGATtgccaattataatattttattttaaattggtgttataaaaattatgcaaattatttactacACTGCTGTTTTTGCGTAATGTTACTGTTGCTACTATTTTATATGCGTATGAATGTATAgaaacagtttattttaataatgtgcaATTTTAGtaagtgttttaaatttaatattaaaatcatgtaTAACAGAAATCTATCAAtcgattcattatttttttcgatGTGTCTTAACTTATGGTTTAGTCAAGAAAATTACTTAACGGCTTTTGTAGAAATAtccatattttgaatttaaaaaatctggtACTATCAACGATATTAGGAAAGTTGGAAAAGATAAtccgttttattaatttttacggaCAAAATTTGCATCAtgatttatctaaataattcattagaagtttataataattagaagtaacattttttttcccttaaaccgtatattattatattatattttattgaattctacATCTAATTGGCCGCATTTTGAATCGTTTTCCTATCTTCTTTTGAAAGATttagttttacaaataaatttcacagatggaattatttacttaaacgtCTGAAAGAATTCTTTCAAGAGAGGTATATGGGAACACTTTTAGTTATGAAAGTGAGAATGTTggtaaatgtatatattgcAATTCTAAACACGTCAATCTTCAATTTGTATTGGATCTGATTAATTGACTGGagtctttaatattaaaatgttaaataaatatttcttaatggaATTAGCATAAAATGTTCCACCACACCATTCGTCGCagaatacaaaaatatctaaaatttcgtGTGAAGtagtattatgtattttttatgcgATATTATGTCTTCCTGATGGAATCCTGTAAAAGTTCAAGTTCATTGATCTAGTACACGTTATAAGTTGGATTATAAGATTATCCTATTAGAAGCTATCAATAGTATTTCATTAATCTTCTTTCTACTTTAAATGCCAACTTTCAAATcaccataaatttataaactttttattttttattttttgtagcaTACATATAGATaagatgaataatatttactgatgtgttactaaaaatatgtgcTTTAGAtgattttagttttatcttaaatatacgtttttaatatcattttgtttattttcgtgTTAtcgatattttgtataaaaatattcagagaGATTAATTTGTACGTATTCACATTGTTTGTTAAACATGAAATTGGAAACCATTCAAAGCCCGCTGTGACAATACGTGTTTTTTCACATTCTCACTGGAAAAATGGAAATACCAAACACTGTATAAATCtatgtaaatattcattttagctATGGGGCATGTCACAACATATTAATAGAGAGTTTAATAgagcataaaatttatacgacGAGTGGTGTGAATATTTTGTGTtgcttacttttaaaattagatatataaattgaaaagaattaattaaataaatttaaacactaaacaCTCTATTCAATATTCTAGAATACCCccaatatttatctttttaaataaaatttttatgtcacaaattttattattccatttatgaaattaattttaaaaaacttaatgatATAGATAAGggataaaagatataaaaaactatttaaaatgaaatgccaaaattaacttaaaaataattattttataataatattattgcatTTTAGAATTCTATGTACAATTCTTGATCTtctgaattttaaatcttttgtctatcttcaattgtttttgagatatatttcctttaaaaatgtttcacacatgtattaattaattaattgtaataatgaatatacGTTTATAAAAGAGTATTCTAgcaattaatgatattttcgAATGATACCACCATAAAATGTGCAAATCTTTTGATTCTccagtaatatattaaaacatactgtgttaaaataaatatttaaggaatATAGAGAAGAAAATCAGAATATAGGATTAAATTACACGTCGAATTGTGTGGTGGTCTCATTTAAAATAGagcatttaaaatggaaaaagtaaataaaaacactaaacatgtttaatattttggaatattattaatctcttcaattaaataaaaaaatgtgaagtatttttgttatttctgtATATTAGTATACAAACTTGACActtataatacaaattgaaGACTGACTTAttcataattgtaatatataagATTACAAGAATGCTGACACATCGTTACTAAAATGGATTCAAATTCCAGTGCTTCCTCATatgacttcaaattttaatcatttcttatttcaatagaTATCTACTTGCATACTtgcaattttatgaaaatatctgaatgtgttctaaaataaaatagatattacCAATAGCGAATGacggtaatttaaaataaattagtggttatgaaaaataaattcaaatcattgtttatcaataattttttgttaaaaaattgtttattctaGTTATGctctttcattaaattaaagttatataataaaaattaattaaaaatgaactaatAATGCTTAGTTGAGCCAAGctattataattgattttttttctgttctgTTATTTgtgatttcaatatttattttaaattaaaaattaataaagtaacctatttataaaatggcattgaaaaatcaatgacaaaatgattatttatcatttttaatttgggaAAGTAAATCTCAACTTTAGATTCATTCTTCTCCTACCAACTAATTGTGAAttgtataacaattaaaaaacgttTTATGACCTGTAAtacacttattattttaataaaataccacataaatatttctaagtagattaaaaaatataaaataatacatttttcaactgttttattgatataaaatatttttatatcgtaTCCACTCTAAATGAGGAAAACTTTTCCGACCATTTAAATGTGGAAGCATTCTCCGGATACCCCGGAACAATCCTCGATGAATTCCGAACGAATACAAATTCACAATATCTATTGTTTTATTCAGAGCAGTGTGCGAAAAAATTCGTCCGTTCACTAAGCGCAAGGCCTTATATTCCAGATAACTTGGTGCGATTTCGTTTTCGCCGTCTCGCTGGAAAACTTCGAGCACATATTCGGCAAGGCCGCGCTGGATCAGTATCCAGCCTTGAAGGGCCTCAAGAACCGGGTCTACGCCATACCGAACATCGCTGCGTGGGTGGCGAGGCGACCGGTCACCGAATCGTAAAAAAGGTGAATATACATATCGGTTCAGGAACATAACATATGTTGGTTTAGATGGAGCTTACACGGTCGGTATTATCGATGCAatttttagaagttttaaagtaacactagtttaaaaattacaactttttaaatataggaatttgctcttaaattaattaataaaggtgCGTGTGTGTTTTCCAATTCATCATTTCATTTACATTGGTTCTGAAGGTCCCAAAAACTAACCACCGATTGagattaataacattttgttaaaaagacaattaaattactcGTACAACGACACATAATTGGTTTCTATCAGAAGGAAAATAGTTGAATTTCAGCAGATTAAATTTCATGCATTTTTTCACGATTTCAACCGCTTTCGCCATTTATGTCATTCTttttaagaacaaataattCCTCTCTcgcaatttatacatttttaatcggTAGTTTGTCcacttacaaatattttaagctCTGGTAGACCATGATcggatttaaaatgaaaatgctGTGACggagagaaaaataaattcttaaatttactgaaaaat includes these proteins:
- the LOC109595883 gene encoding glutathione S-transferase isoform X1; its protein translation is MSPRYKLMYFNARGRAEHIRFIFAYAGIDYDDERIPRERWPEVKKRTPFGMLPVLEIDGKPMAQSNAVARYLAKQYGLAGKDEWESLQCDVLVDTLGDLKQVLAQYRMEQDVIKKEEKKARLMRETIPFYLSKFEKHLSENGGYSVGNDITWCDFVFAVSLENFEHIFGKAALDQYPALKGLKNRVYAIPNIAAWVARRPVTES
- the LOC109595883 gene encoding glutathione S-transferase isoform X2 → MSPRYKLMYFNARGRAEHIRFIFAYAGIDYDDERIPRERWPEVKKRTPFGMLPVLEIDGKPMAQSNAVARYLAKQYGLAGKDEWESLQCDVLVDTLGDLKQVLAQYRMEQDVIKKEEKKARLMRETIPFYLSKFEKHLSENGGYSVGNDIAPNIKEYGQLSSLALSPSENSTTPYLLEQR